Part of the Streptomyces sp. HSG2 genome, GGTCAACCCTCCGAGAAACCGGAGGACGTGACGGAGAGCGAGCGCGATTCGCTCACCAGCCTCTTGGAGGCGGTCCCGAGTTTTCGGGGCGACCTGATCGTCCCCGAGCGCTCGCCCGCGACCTCGGAGGCGGGGGAGGAAGGCGAGGAGGCGGAGGAGGAGACCGCGCCCGCGGCCTCGGCGGGCGCCGGGTCCGCCTACGCCGACATCCTGATGCCCCGGTCCGTGGCCAGCCACCACGACCGGTTGATCGGAGCCACCGACCGGCAGGCGGAGGCGGACGGGGTGCGCCCGGGTCGGCGTGCCGCCGTGCCGAGTTGGGACGAGATCGTCTTCGGGACACGCCGGAAGAAGCAGGACTGACGCGTTTCGGGGTGTGCCCTCGAGAAGGTCGCGCGCGGGGCGGGTTTCCCGACCCGCGAGACGACCGGCCCGGGTGCCGCGCGGGCGCGACCGAGCCCTGTGGGTTCCGGCTGCGGGGAACCGGGCGGCCGACACCGCCGCCGCGTCCACTCCCGCCGGCCGGGCGGCGGTCCCGGGCGCGCCTGAACCGGCCAGGGCCGTGACCGCCCAGGCCGACGGGGCTCAGACGGGTGCGGATGTCACCGGGGGTCCGGGCCGACCGCGACCGGGCGTCGCGGGTCCGAGGTCCACTCGGACCACGACCCCACGTACAGCGCGGCCGGAATCCCCGCCACCGCCAGGGCGAGGACCTCGTGCGCGCCGGAGACCCCGGAACCGCAGTAGACCCCGACCTCTCTCCCGGCGTCGGCCCCCAACGCGGCGAACCGTTCCCGGAGTCGCCGGGCCGGCAGGAAGCGACCGTCGGCGGCCGTGTTCCGGTCCGTCGGCGCGGAGACCGCCCCGGGGATGTGTCCGGCGACCCGGTCGACCGGTTCGACCTCTCCCCGGTACCGCTCGCCCGCCCGCGCGTCGAGCAGCAGACCCGAGCGTGCCAGGCCCGCGGCGCCGTCCGCGTCCAGGAGACCGTGTGTGCCCGGGGACGGAACGAAGTCGCCCGGGTCCGGATTCGGGATCTCGGTGGAGAGCGGCCCGAGCCACACCGGAAGCCCACCGTCGAGAACCCGGACGTCGGGATGTCCCGTCCAACTCAGCAGCCACCAGGCTCGGGCGGCGGCCCAGCCCTGGCCACCGTCGTACACCACGACCGGCCGATGGGCCGACACCCCGGCCCGTCGCATCGCGGCGCCGAAGACCTGGAGATCGGGCAGAGGGTGACGACCTCCCGAGCCTGGCGCCGAGGCCAGTTCGGTGTCCAGGTCGACGAAGACCGCGCCGGGCAGGTGCCCGCTCGCGTATGCGGCTCGCCCGACGAACGGCGGAGCCGCGCCGGAGGGGTTGCCGAGTTGCCAGCGGACGTCGAGCAGGACGGGCCCGCCGGCTCCGGTCAGTGCGGTGGCCAGGTCGGATGCGGAGACGATGGGGTTCATGGCCCCCATCCTGACGCACCGTCGCGTCCGGCGCCGCCCTCCTCGAGGTCAGGAACGGACTTCCAACAGCGGGACGAGTTGTTCGGCGGGTGTCATCGAGCCGTGGTTGCCGACCATCGCGGACTCCTTCGGCTCGCGTTCGGACGCGATGAGCAGAACGTCGTCCCGGGCCGCCGCTATGACGTCCCCGATCCGCGGTCGGACCCTGGGTTCCACCACGGGGCCAAACCAGCCCGCGTCGACGGCCTCGTCCCCGGAGGCGATCCAGAAGCTCTCGCCGAGCACCTCACGCCAACAGGCCAGCACGTCGCCCGCCGCACCGGGAAGAGCGTAGACGTGCCGGGCCCGACCCTCGCCGCCGAGCAGGGCCACACCGGCGCGCAGTTCCCAGTCCTGATCGAAGTCGACGCGGTGCGGTTCACCGAAGGGAACGTCGACCATTCCGTGATCGGCGGTGATGTAGAGAGCGCTGCGGGGCGGCAGCCGCTCGGCAAGGCGCCGTGCCAGCCGGTCCACTTCGCGGAGGCGGTCACGCCAGGCGTCGGAGTCGACGCCGAACCGGTGCCCGGCGCCGTCGAGTTCGGCGAAGTAGGTGTACACCAGCGCGCGGTCGGCGGCGGCCAGTTCCGCGGCGGCGACGTCCATGCGTTCCTCGCCGGAGATCCTTCCCAGGAAGGTGCCTCCGCTGAGCGCCACGCGGGTGAGCGGTGTGTCACGGAAGTCCGGGGAGGAGACCTGGACCGCGTGGACCCCCGCTTCGTGCGCGAGTCGGAAGACCGTCGGCTTCGGCTGCCACACGACGGGGTCGGTCCAGGGGTGCCAGCGCAGCTGGTTCATCAGATCGCCGGTGTCGGGGTCGCGGACCGTGTAGCCGGGCAGTCCGTGCGCCCCCGGCGGCAGGCCGGTGCCGACGGAGGCCAGCGAGGCCGCCGTGGTCGCGGGGTAACCCGCCGTGATGGGACGCCCGGTGCCGCCGCGGGAGCTGCCCAGCAGGGACGTCAGGAAGGGCGCCTCCCGCGGATGCGCCAGCAGTTGCTCCCAGCCGAGGCCGTCGACCAGGAACACGCAGGCGCGGTCGACCGGGGCCAGCTCGGAGATCGTCGCCGACATGCCGGGGACCCGCATTCCCGCGGCCAGCGTGGGCAGCAGGTCGGCCAGGGAGCCGCCGCCGTACTCCGGCACGGGCGCCGTCGCCACGGGAAGCGGCTCGGGGTGGGGGTCCCAGGAGATGGCCCGCGTCATCAGCGGCCGGCCTCCGCGGTCGCCTCGGAGAGCGCCTGCGCGAAGGCCAACGCCTGGCGGACCGTCTCCGGTCCGTCCCCGGTCTCGCTGACCCGAAGGCTCAGGTCGTCGGCCGTGGAACTCCCGGTGTAGCCGTGGTCGGCCTCGCACCCTGGGTCTCCGCAGGCGGCGGGTTCCAGGTCGACGCGCGAGACGGCGCCCCACCCGACGGTCAGCACGACCTCACGGGGAGCCGTCCCCGGTCGGTACTTCTCCGGGTTGGCGACCACCCGACTGACCACGACCGAGGAGATCCGACCGATCTTGACGGACTCGGTGGACGTCGTCGCGTACGGCGTGGGCGAGGTGTCGTCGGCGCCCTGCTCGTCGGTGTGGCTGACGATGAAGCGGTTGTGGGTGAGAACCAGCACCGTCACGTGCCGGCGGACCTCGTTCTGATCGAACGTGGTCTCCTGATGGACCAGGTACGAACGGACCGGCTCGCCGCCCACGGCGGCCTCCACCGCCTCGGCAACGAGAGCCGGGTAGTAGCCACTGCGCTCGATCGCCGCGCGCAGCCCCTGTGTCGTCGTACTGGTCTTGGCCATGCGTTCCATCCTACGGGGGTCATGGCCTTCGGGAGACCGCCCGTCCGCTCTGCCCTCGCGGGCGGGAGTGCCGAGCGTGACTCCCCCGGGTCAGTACGAAGGGAGCGTGCGCGGACCGAGATCGTCACGAGCGGGGGGCGGGGCCAGGCGGACCGAGGCGCCCAGGATGGTGAGCCCGCGCGACGCCACGACCACCGGTTCCAACGTGACCGCGACCACCTCGGGGTGATCGTGGACCAGTCGGGACACTCTCAGCAGAAGCTCCTCCAGCGCTGGAGTGTCCACGGGTGTCGAGCCGCGCCAGCCGAACAACAGGGGCGCGGTCCGGACTGATCGCACGAGGGAGGCGGCCTCCCGGTCGGTGACCGGGATCAGGCGGTGAGCGACGTCTTCGAGCAGTTGCCCCGCCGCGCCGGCCAGGCAGAAGGAGAGCACCGCACCCGCGGCGGGGTCGATGACGGCACGGATCACGGTGTCCACCCCCCTCGGTGCCATGGACTGGACCACCGGACGCGTCTGCTCGGGAGGGCCGAACTGCGCCGTCAGCTCCTCGTAGGCGCGACCCAGCCGCTCCTCGTCGGTCAGGTCCAGCCGCACGCCGCCCAGGTCGGCGCGGTGCCGCAGATGGGGGGCGGTGGCCTTGAGCGCCACCGGATAGCCGAGGTCACGGGCGGCGGCGAGGGCCGCCGGCCGGTCGGGGGCGTGCCGGTCGGGCCACACACCGATCCCGTACCGACCGAGCAACTCGCCGGTCTCGTCCGATTCGAGGGTGAGGCCACGCCCGCGAGCGAGGAGGCGGGCGATGAGGTCGGCGGCCCCCTTCTCGTCCACGTCCGCGAAGTCGGGCACCCTGCCGGGGTCCGCGGCCTCACGGCGCCATCGGGCGTAGCCGACGGCCTGGGCCAAGGCACTGACGGCGCGCTCGGCGGCCGGGTACGCGGGGATGAGCCGCCCGTCCTCCGGTGCCGGGGGCGGCGCTTCCCCTCGGGCGACGGGCTCGGCGCCGGGGCGGTCCAGGAGGGGCGGGGCGGTCGCACCCTCCCTGGCCCCGGGCGCCGTGCCGGCGGCGGCGGAGAGTGCCTCGGCCAGGCCGCCGAGCTCCACGTGCACCACGAGGACGGGCTTGTCGGGCGCCGTCGCCGCAGCCGAGCGCAGCGCTTCGGCCAGCTCGGCGTCGCCGGTGGCGACGGAGTCCTCACCGAGCGTCGGGATGGCAGCAACCACGACCGCGTCGCAGCCGGTGTCGGACAGCGCGCGGGTGAGCGCGCGCTGGAAGTCCGCCGGGGTGGCGGAGGTGGTGAGGTCGAGTGGCGCGTGCGGACGAAGCCCCTCCGCCAGGCAGGCGTCGTAGGTGAGCAACCCCAGGGACTCGGAGTTGCCGAGGATCGACACCCGGGGGCCGGCGGGGAGCGGCTGCCGGGCGAGCAGCAGCCCGGTGTCGACGAGCTCCGTGATCGTGTCGACCCGGATCACACCGGCCTGCCTCAACAGGGCGGAGACGGTGGCATGGGACAGCCGGGTGGCCCGCACGGCGTGACCCTGGGGGGCCGCGCTGCGATGGCGCGCCCCCTGCACCACGACCACGGGCTTGGCCGCCGCCGTCCGGCGGGCGAGACGGGTGAACTTGCGAGGGTTGCCGATCGATTCCAGGTACATCAAGGCCACGTCGGTGTCCGGGTCGTCGTACCAGTACTGGAGGACGTCGTTGCCGGAGACGTCGGCACGGTTGCCCGAGGACACGAAGGTGGAGACGCCGGTCACGCCCGTGACCCCGCCGCCCCGCCGGTGGAGTCGGGACAGCAGCGCGATGCCTATGGCGCCGGACTGGGCGAAGAGGCCGATCCGACCGGCGCGGGGCATGCGCGGCGCGAGGGAGGCGTTGAGTCGGACCTCGGGCGAGGTGTTGACGACACCGAAGGCGTTGGGGCCGATGATCCTCATCCCGTGGGCCCGAGCCTGGCGCACGAGTGCGCGCTGGCGCTCGCGACCGTCCGGGCCGCTCTCCGCGTAGCCGGCCGAGACCACCACGAGCCCTTGGACCCCGTGGGCGCCGCAGTCGGCGACGACGTCCGGGACGCGCTCGGCCGGTACCGCGACCACCGCGACGTCGACGGGGGCCGCGATGTCCCGAACCGATCGATGGGCGGGAACGCCGTCGATCTCGCCGCCTCGCTCGGGGAAGCACCGGTTGACCGCGTAGAGGCGCCCGGGGTATCCGGCCTCCCGGATGTTCCCCAGGATGCTGCGCCCCACACCGCCCGGTGTGCGTCCGGCGCCGACGACGGCGACCGAGCCGGGGGCCAGCAATCGCTGCACGGACCTCGCCTCGGCCCGTTGCTCGCGCGCGTACTGCACGGCGAGGCTGCGGTCGGTGGGTTCGAGATCGAGTTCCAGACGGACGACGCCGTCCTCGAAACTGCGTTGTTGCGTGTAGCCGGCGTCCGTGAAGACCTTGATCATCTTGGTGTTGGCGGGCAGTACCTCGGCGGCGAACCGACGGATGCCCCGCTCTCGTGCGACGGCCGCGATGTGTTCGAGCAACGCCGAGGCGACGCCGCGACCCTGGTGCGCGTCCTGGACGAGGAAGGCGACCTCGGCCTCGTCGGCCGGGGCGGGGGCCGACATCCCGTCCGGACCGATCCGGTCGTAGCGCACGGTGGCGATGAACTCGCCGCCGACGGTGGCCGCCAGGCCCACCCGGTCCACGAAGTCGTGGTGGGTGAAGCGTCTGACGTCCTTCGCCGACAGCCGGGGGTACGGTGCGAAGAAGCGGTAGTACTTGGACTCCTCCGAGACCCGTTCGTAGAAGCCGACCAGCCGGTCGGCGTCGTCCACGTCGATGGGGCGCACCCGCGCGGTGCCGCCGTCGCGGAGCACCACGTCGGCTTCCCAGTGGGCGGGGTAGTCGTGCCGGTCCGGCGGCGTCTGCATGGGCCCAGCGTACGACTCCGGGGCGTTGCCCGACGCGACGCGGGCGGCCCGCGTCCGTGCGGCGACCCGCCCCGTCGGTGGGGCGCCGTCGGCCCGGTCCCGTGGGAGACTGGCGCGGACGACCTCGGACGTCCCGAAGGGCAGCAGCACATGGTCGAACGCCGCGTCACCGTCGGCTGGGCGGAGGGCCTCCACGCCCGACCCGCCTCCCTCTTCGTCCGCGCGGCAACGGCCACGGGCGTCCCCGTGGCCATCGCCAGACCCGACGGCGCGGCCGTCAACGCCCGCTCGGTCCTCGCGGTGCTCGGCCTCGGCGTGCGGGGCGGCGAGGAGGTCGTCCTGACCGCTGACGCCGAGGGTGCCGACCCGGCGTTGGACCGGCTGGCGAGGTTGGTGGCCGAAGGCCTGGAGGAGCTTCCCGAAGCGGACTGAGGGCCCCGGTCCCGGAGTGGACCCCATCACGCGCGGTCGCTCGGGTCCCGTGGGGCGGCGAGTGCGACCGAGGCGACTTCCTCGCGAAACCGCCGACATTCCTCCGGTCGGACCGGCACGGACGGAGGAAATGTCATCGGCCGCGCGGGAGAGTCATTTTCGACCGGCAGGCGTTGTCCGTTCCCCCTATTTCCGCTTTCCCTTATCCGACTCGCGTCAAGCGCGTGTGACCGTCGTGTGCACGGGATGTTTCGGGATCCTCGCCCGGCCCGGCGTCCGCGGGCGCGGCCGGTGGGCCGCCGTCGCTCGCTCGACATGCGCGGTGGTGAGCCGACGGGCACGCTCGCCGTCCCCGCGCGCCACCGCGTCGACCACCGCTCCCCGCTCCTCCCACGAAGCCAGCGGGTGAACCTGCGCCTCGACCGTGAACATCCAGGCGATCTTGTGACGGAGCTGGGCCAGCATGGCGACGAGCGGCGGACTGTCCGAGGCCTGGGCGAGCGTCTCGTGGAACCAGCCCTCCAGGGAGCGCAGGTCGTCGCCGGTACCCTGCCGAGCCCGCCGCCGGCCCAGGCGCACCAGTCCGCGCAGCACCTTCAGATGGGCCTCGGTGCGGCGTTCGGCGGCACGGGCCGCGCCCAGCGGCTCCAACAGGAGTCTCATCTCCAGCAGGTCGGCGGCCTCGCGCTCGGTGGGCTCGGCCACACAGGCGCCGGCGTGTCTCCTGGTGACCACGAAGCCCTCGGCCTCCAACGTGCGCAAGGCCTCGCGGACGGGGACCCGCGAGACGCCGTAGCGCCGCGCGAGCGGTTCCTCGGTCAGTCGACTCCCCCGGGCGTGGACTCCGGCGACGATGTCGTCCCGGATCGCCGTACAGACCGACTGCGCCGGAACACGCATGACCGACCTCCGCCTCGATCCCCTTGCGACGTCGCCGACTTGACGCTCGTTCCGTGACTCTATGGCAATGCGCGGGAATCTCCGACGACGGGCCGGATTTTATGACGGACTTTTGGACACCGAAACGGCGGCGAATAGCGGCGAGCCGGGACCTCGCCCCCACGTGGGCGGGTGGTCGTGCCCGCGCCGGGCCGACGACGCCGGGCGCGACGCACTCGCGCCGGCGACGCGCCGGTCCCGCGGCGAGCAGCCGACGGTCCCGGCGGGTCGCCGGTCCCGCGCTATTCCGTCGACAGCACGGTGACTTCGCCGATGTCCAGGGACTCCACCTCGGCCTTGATCTCCGAGGCGTCGCCGACCAGTACCGTGACCAGGCGGTCCACCGGGAAGGCGGCCACGACCGCGGCGGTGGCCTCGACCGTGCCGGTCGCCGCCAGCCTCCGGTAGAGGTCGGCCTGGAAGTCGTCCGGGAGGAACTGCTCGACCTGGTCGGCCAGGGTCCCGGCCACCGCCGCCGCCGTCTCGTACTTCAGGGGCGCCACGCCGACGAGGTTGCGCACGGCGCTGTCGCGCTCGGCGTCGGTGAGCCCCTCGGCGGCCAACGTGCGCAGGACGCTCCACAGATCGCGCAGCGCGGCTCCGGTGTTCGGCGTGTCCACGGAGCCGCTGATGGCGAGCATGGAGGCTCCGGTGCCCTCGGGGTTGGAGAGCAGCACCTGGGCGAAGGAACGCACACCGTAGGTGTAACCCTTCTCCTCGCGCAGAACGCGGTCCAGGCGGGAGGTGAGGGTGCCGCCCAGGCAGTAGCTGCCCAGGAGTTGAGCGGACCACACCGGGTCGTGTCGGTCGGGCCCGGCCCGGCCGATCAGCAACTGTGTCTGGACGGCGCCGGGACGATCCACGATGACGACCCGCCCGCGATCGTCGGCGGACACCGCGGGCACCGGTCGAGCCTCGGCCGACGAGCCCGTCCAGGTGCCCAGTGTCTCGGCGAGGAGCCCGTCCAGGTCGATGCCGGTGAGGTCCCCGACGACCACCACGGTGGTGGTGGCGGGGCGCACGTACCGCTCGTAGAAGGCCCGAACGGCGGCCGAGTCGATGGTCTCGACGGTCTCCCGGGTGCCCTGGCGGGGGCGCGAGACGCGCGCGTCGACGGGGAACAGCTCCCTGGACAGTTCCTTCGCCGCGCGACGGGCGGGGTTGGCGAGCTCGTGGGGGATCTCGTCGAGCCTGTTGCGGACGAGGCGTTCGACCTCGGTGTCGGCGAACGCGGGGGCGCGCAGGGCGTCGGCGACCAGACCGAGCCCCTTGGCCAGACGGGACGCCGGGACCTCCAGGCTCAAGCGGACGCCGGGGTGGTCCGCGTGGCAGTCCAAGGTGGCGCCGCACCGCTCAAGTTCGGCGGCGAACTCCTCGGCGGAGTGCTTGTCGGTGCCTTCAGAGAAGGCACGAGCCATGATCGTGGCGACACCGTCGAGACCTGCCGGCTCGGCGTCCAACGGGGCGTGCGTCGACACCTCGACGGCGACGACCCGCTGGCCGGGGCGGTCGCAGCGCAACACCGTCAGGCCGTTCCCCAGCGTGGCGCGGTCGGGGGCCGGGAAGGCCCACGGCTTGGGCTCCCCCGCCTGCGGCCGGGGGTGGAAGTCCATGGGGGCGAGTTCGGTCACTGGGCCGACTCCTCGGTCTCGTCGGTGGCCTCCGCGGGGGTCGCGGCGTCGGGTGCGGTCGGCTCGTAGACGAGCGCCGCTCGGTTGTCGGGGCGCAGCCGGGCCGCGGCTACGGCGCGGACCTCCTCCGCGTCGACGGCGAGGACGCGGTCGACGGCGGTGAGAGCCAGCTGCGGGTCCCCGAACAGGACCGCGTAGCGGCACAGCTCGTCGGCGCGGCCGGCCACCGTGCCGAGCCGGTCCAACCACTCGCGCTCCAACTGGGCCTGGGCCCGCTCCATCTCCTCGGGCGTGGGGCCCTCCTCCGCGAAGCGGGCCAGCTCCTCGTCGATGGCGGCCTCGATCGTCGGGATCTCCACGTCGCCGGAGGCCTTCACATCCAGCCACCCCAGAGAGGGCGCGCCGGCGAGCCGGAGCATCCCGAACGCAGCGGATGCGGCCGTGCGGTCCCGTCGGACCAGCCGGTTGTAGAGGCGGGACGACTCCCCGCCGCCGAGCACCGTCAAGGCCAGGTCCGCGGCGTCGCAGGCCCGGGAGCCGTCGCTGGGCAGCCGGTAGGTCGCCAGCAGCGCCCTGGCCGGCACCTCCTCCCGCACGACCTGCCGCACCGGCTCGCCGATCACGTCCGGAAGGGTGCCGTCCCGGGGCGCCGGCTTCCCGTCGTGCCCGGGGATGGAGCCGAAGTACTTCTCGATCCAGGCGAGCGTCCGCTCCGGGTCGATGTCGCCGACGACGGAGAGCACCGCGTTGTTCGGCGCGTAGTAGGTGCGGAAGAAGGAGCGGGCGTCCTCCAGGGTGGCGGCGTCGAGATCGGCCATCGACCCGATGGGAGTGTGGTGGTAGGGGTGACCGGCGGGGAACGCGAGCGCCGTGAGCTTCTCGAACGCGGTCCCGTAGGGGACGTTGTCGTAGCGCTGGCGCCGTTCGTTCTTGACGACGTCGCGCTGGTTCTCCATCGACTCGTCGTCGAGGGCGGCGAGCAGCGAGCCCATGCGGTCCGCCTCCAGCCACAGGGCGAGCTCCAGCTGATGGGCCGGCATCGTCTCGAAGTAGTTGGTGCGCTCGAAACTCGTGGTGCCGTTCAGCGACCCGCCGGCGCCCTGGACCAGCTCGAAGTGGCCGTTTCCCTCCACCTGTCCCGAGCCCTGGAACATGAGGTGCTCGAAGAGATGGGCGAGGCCGGTGCGCCCCTCGACCTCGTGCCGGGAGCCGACGTCGTACCAGAGGCACACCGCCGCGACCGGGGTCAGATGGTCCTCGGAGAGCACCACGCGCAGGCCGTTGGCCAAGCGGTGCTCGGTCGCTGTCAGGCCGCCGGAGCCTGCCTCGGCGGTGGCCGTGTGACCCATGGGCATGTACGTCCCTTCGATCGCGGAATTCCTGTGAGGAGGCCCCTCGGCCTCACCGGGTGGGACCGGGGGATCCCCGCCGGTCCTGCCACTGTATGCAAGCGTGCGGGCGATCCGCGAAGTTCCGGCACACCGTACGCCGAGAGCGAGAACGCCACCGAGGTCGCGTCGCGTCGTGCCCGCTGTCGCCGGGGGTCGCCCGACGTCGCGGGACTCACGGGTCGCCGCTGCCGGCCGGGGCGGAGGGCGTAGCCTGCGGGCAGCACCGGACGGGCGGTCCGCGATCGCCTGGTCGGTCGCTGTCACCACCGCGGGCCACAATGGTCCGCGACAGATCACCGTTCACGCTTCAGCAAGGAGCCGGCAGCGATGGCCCGCCGTAGCACGAAGACCCCGCCGCCCGACGAGTCGTACGAGGAGAGGATCCTCGACATCGACGTCGTCGACGAGATGCAGGGCTCCTTCCTCGAGTACGCGTACTCGGTCATCTACTCCCGCGCGCTGCCGGACGCGCGGGACGGCCTCAAGCCCGTCCACCGCCGCATCGTCTACCAGATGAGCGAGATGGGGCTCAGGCCCGATCGCGGGCACGTCAAGTGTGCCCGTGTGGTCGGCGATGTGATGGGCAAGCTTCACCCGCACAGCGACTCCTCGATCTACGACGCTCTGGTGCGCATGGCCCAGCCCTTCTCGATGCGGGTGCCTCTGGTCGACGGCCACGGCAACTTCGGCTCGCTGGGCAACGACGACCCGCCGGCCGCGATGCGGTACACCGAGTGCCGCATGGCGGAGGCCAGTGTGCTGATGACGGAGTCCATCGAGGAGGACACCGTCGATTTCGCCCCGAACTACGACGGGCAGGAACGCGAGCCGGTGGCCCTGCCGGCGGCCTTTCCCAACCTCCTCGTCAACGGCGCGTCCGGCATCGCCGTCGGCATGGCCACGAACATGCCCCCGCACAACCTGCGGGAGGTGATCGCCGCGGCCCGTCACCTCATCCGATACCCCAACGCCGACCTCGACGCCCTCATGAAGCACGTTCCAGGGCCCGACCTGCCCACCGGCGGCCGGATCGTCGGCCTCCCCGGCATTCGGGACGCCTACGCGACGGGGCGCGGCACCTTCAAGATCCGGGCCTCGGTGTCGGTCGAGCCGGTCACCGCCCGCCGCAAGGGTCTGGTCGTGACCGAGCTGCCCTTCACCGTGGGTCCGGAGAAGGTGATCTCCAAGATCAAGGATCTGGTCGGGGCCAAGCGCGTCCAGGGCATCGCGGACGTCAAGGACCTCACCGACCGCGAACACGGCCTGCGCCTGGTCATCGAGATCAAGAACGGTTTCGTGCCGGAGGCGGTACTGGAACAGCTCTACAAGCTGACGCCGATGGAGGAGTCCTTCGGCATCAACAACGTGGCTCTGGTGGACGGTCAGCCTCTCACCCTGGGTCTGAAGGAGCTGCTGGAGGTCTACCTGGACCACCGGTTCACCGTGGTCCGGCGGCGCAGCGAGTTCCGGCGAGGTCGCAGACGCGACCGGCTGCACCTGGTCGAGGGGCTGCTGACGGCGCTGCTCGACATCGACGAGGTCATCGGACTGATCCGCTCCAGCGAGAACTCAGCCCAGGCCAAGGAGCGTCTGATGGAGCGCTTCTCACTGAGCGAGACACAGACCCAGTACATCCTGGACACCCCGCTGCGCCGGCTCACCAAGTACGACCGTGTGGAGCTGGAGGCCGAGAGGGAACGCCTCGGCGAGGAGATCGAGGAGCTGACCCGGGTCCTGGAGTCCGACGCCGAGTTGCGCAAGCTCGTTTCCGGCGAACTTGCGGCGGTGGCGAAGAAGTTCGGCAGCGATCGTCGCACGGTCCTGTCGGAGTCCCCGGCCGCTCCCGCGGCGACGCTGCCGCTCCAGGTGGCCGACGCGCCCTGTCGGGTGCTGATGTCGTCCACCGGCCTGCTGGCCCGCACCGCCGACGACGCCCTGGCCTCCGACACCGCCGCCAAGCGGACCCGGCACGACGTGATCGTCTCGTCGGTGGCGGCGACGGCCCGCGGAGAGGTCGGCGTCGTCACCTCGGCCGGGCGGTTGCTCCGACTGAGCGTCGTCGACCTGCCCCAACTGCCGCCGGGCCCGCTGTCGAACCTTTCGGGCGGAGCGCCCGCGGCGGAGTTCGTGGCGCTCGGGGACGGTGAGTCGGTGGTCTGTCTGACCGGGCTCGACGAGTCCTCGCCGGGCCTGGCACTCGGCACGGCACAGGGCGTCGTGAAGCGTGTGGCCCCGGACTACCCCGCGAACAAGGAGGAGTTGGAGGTGGTCACGCTCAAGCCCGGAGATCGCGTCGTGGGAGCGGCCGAGCTGCGTACCGGCGAGGAGGACCTGGTCTTCGTCACGGACGACGCGCAGTTGCTCCGTTTCCAGGCCTCGCAGGTGCGCCCGCAGGGCCGAGCGGCCGGCGGGGTGGCCGGGATCAAGCTCGCCGACAGGGCCAGGGTCATCTCCTTCACCGTGGTCGACCCGGCGAGCGAGGCCGTGGTGTTCACCGTCGCCGGCGCTCGCGGGACACTCGACGACTCCGTTCAGACCACGGCCAAGCTGACGCCGTTCGACCAGTACCCCCGCAAGGGCCGAGCCACCGGCGGGGTGCGCTGCCAACGGTTCCTGAAGGGCGAGGACTGCCTGGCCCTCGCCTGGGCCGGCCCCGCGCCGGCGCGCGCCGCTCAGAAGAACGGCTCCCCGGCCCGGCTTCCGGACCCCGACCCGCGACGGGACGGCTCGGGGGTTTCGCTGCCCCGACCGGTGTGGGCCGTGGCCGGCCCGATCGCGTCGGACTCCTAGCGCGTGTCCGACACGCCGCGTCGGCCGCCCGAAAGGGCCCGGCGACGGTCGGTGCGTGCGATCGCGAGGTGGAGGGTCGCCCCGATCCCGGACGCGTCGGGGTGATCCCGGCAGCGCGGCGTGCCGGTGCACCGGCACGCTGCCGGGCAGGAGGGGCTTCGACACTCTTCCTAGACGCCGGGGCCCCTCGCGAGACGCTCCGCCACGTCCTCCGTCTCGTCGGGATCCGGGACGTGGCGGAGGACGCCCCACATGCCGATCTCGTCGACGTGCGGGGTGACGCTCCGGCACGCCCGCAGTTCCTCTTCCAGGGCGGCGGCGTCGATTCCTGTCCCGATCAGGACGAGTCGGGTGAGGCGATCCTCGGTGGGCTCCCAGGGGCTCGGGCGCAGGCGGAGGAACCCGCCGACGGCGTGCAGGGAGTACCGGTTGCGGAGGTCGTTCGGGCCGAAGTCGACGTACCCCTTGATCCGGTAGAGCCCGCGCGGGCGGCCGTCCAAAAACCGCGTCAGACGACGAGGGTCCATGGGGACGTCAGAGA contains:
- a CDS encoding sulfurtransferase; protein product: MNPIVSASDLATALTGAGGPVLLDVRWQLGNPSGAAPPFVGRAAYASGHLPGAVFVDLDTELASAPGSGGRHPLPDLQVFGAAMRRAGVSAHRPVVVYDGGQGWAAARAWWLLSWTGHPDVRVLDGGLPVWLGPLSTEIPNPDPGDFVPSPGTHGLLDADGAAGLARSGLLLDARAGERYRGEVEPVDRVAGHIPGAVSAPTDRNTAADGRFLPARRLRERFAALGADAGREVGVYCGSGVSGAHEVLALAVAGIPAALYVGSWSEWTSDPRRPVAVGPDPR
- a CDS encoding GNAT family N-acetyltransferase, with the translated sequence MQTPPDRHDYPAHWEADVVLRDGGTARVRPIDVDDADRLVGFYERVSEESKYYRFFAPYPRLSAKDVRRFTHHDFVDRVGLAATVGGEFIATVRYDRIGPDGMSAPAPADEAEVAFLVQDAHQGRGVASALLEHIAAVARERGIRRFAAEVLPANTKMIKVFTDAGYTQQRSFEDGVVRLELDLEPTDRSLAVQYAREQRAEARSVQRLLAPGSVAVVGAGRTPGGVGRSILGNIREAGYPGRLYAVNRCFPERGGEIDGVPAHRSVRDIAAPVDVAVVAVPAERVPDVVADCGAHGVQGLVVVSAGYAESGPDGRERQRALVRQARAHGMRIIGPNAFGVVNTSPEVRLNASLAPRMPRAGRIGLFAQSGAIGIALLSRLHRRGGGVTGVTGVSTFVSSGNRADVSGNDVLQYWYDDPDTDVALMYLESIGNPRKFTRLARRTAAAKPVVVVQGARHRSAAPQGHAVRATRLSHATVSALLRQAGVIRVDTITELVDTGLLLARQPLPAGPRVSILGNSESLGLLTYDACLAEGLRPHAPLDLTTSATPADFQRALTRALSDTGCDAVVVAAIPTLGEDSVATGDAELAEALRSAAATAPDKPVLVVHVELGGLAEALSAAAGTAPGAREGATAPPLLDRPGAEPVARGEAPPPAPEDGRLIPAYPAAERAVSALAQAVGYARWRREAADPGRVPDFADVDEKGAADLIARLLARGRGLTLESDETGELLGRYGIGVWPDRHAPDRPAALAAARDLGYPVALKATAPHLRHRADLGGVRLDLTDEERLGRAYEELTAQFGPPEQTRPVVQSMAPRGVDTVIRAVIDPAAGAVLSFCLAGAAGQLLEDVAHRLIPVTDREAASLVRSVRTAPLLFGWRGSTPVDTPALEELLLRVSRLVHDHPEVVAVTLEPVVVASRGLTILGASVRLAPPPARDDLGPRTLPSY
- a CDS encoding HPr family phosphocarrier protein — encoded protein: MVERRVTVGWAEGLHARPASLFVRAATATGVPVAIARPDGAAVNARSVLAVLGLGVRGGEEVVLTADAEGADPALDRLARLVAEGLEELPEAD
- a CDS encoding DUF5998 family protein; amino-acid sequence: MAKTSTTTQGLRAAIERSGYYPALVAEAVEAAVGGEPVRSYLVHQETTFDQNEVRRHVTVLVLTHNRFIVSHTDEQGADDTSPTPYATTSTESVKIGRISSVVVSRVVANPEKYRPGTAPREVVLTVGWGAVSRVDLEPAACGDPGCEADHGYTGSSTADDLSLRVSETGDGPETVRQALAFAQALSEATAEAGR
- a CDS encoding nucleotide pyrophosphatase/phosphodiesterase family protein, yielding MTRAISWDPHPEPLPVATAPVPEYGGGSLADLLPTLAAGMRVPGMSATISELAPVDRACVFLVDGLGWEQLLAHPREAPFLTSLLGSSRGGTGRPITAGYPATTAASLASVGTGLPPGAHGLPGYTVRDPDTGDLMNQLRWHPWTDPVVWQPKPTVFRLAHEAGVHAVQVSSPDFRDTPLTRVALSGGTFLGRISGEERMDVAAAELAAADRALVYTYFAELDGAGHRFGVDSDAWRDRLREVDRLARRLAERLPPRSALYITADHGMVDVPFGEPHRVDFDQDWELRAGVALLGGEGRARHVYALPGAAGDVLACWREVLGESFWIASGDEAVDAGWFGPVVEPRVRPRIGDVIAAARDDVLLIASEREPKESAMVGNHGSMTPAEQLVPLLEVRS